One part of the Bacteroidia bacterium genome encodes these proteins:
- a CDS encoding LLM class flavin-dependent oxidoreductase has translation MDNTTFQIRSQNVKGAEVAWFAPLCNGDDEFLGKHDLRYKSDWSNTSNVLLTADRLGYRNILCPSSYQVGQDTLTFASAVAPLTSQINILTAIRCGEVHPPMLGRAIATLDHILKGRLTINIISSNLPGTDLSSEARYQRSREVIEILKQGWTQDYIDFKGEFYNIQLDNTAPVKTYQQNGGPLLYFGGYSPPAVDLCAEHCDMYLMWPETEEKLMGLMQNMSSKAAGYGRKVDFGLRIHVIVRETEAEAKAAAKKLMSHVDDERGKEIRERALDAKSYGVSRQSAMREIADDDGFVEDQLWTGIGRARSGCGGAIVGNPDQVLAKINRYMDMGIRGFIFSGYPHADECKLFANYVLPQIETFSMPELQNRKPKGTPDSPLAAGLRK, from the coding sequence ATGGACAATACTACCTTTCAAATTCGTTCACAAAATGTAAAAGGCGCCGAAGTTGCCTGGTTTGCCCCTCTCTGCAATGGCGATGATGAATTTCTCGGAAAACATGATCTGCGATACAAAAGTGATTGGTCCAATACCTCAAACGTTCTATTGACAGCAGATCGACTAGGATATAGAAATATCCTTTGTCCTTCCTCCTATCAGGTCGGCCAGGATACCCTGACCTTTGCCTCAGCAGTTGCCCCCCTCACTTCTCAAATAAATATCCTAACAGCTATTCGCTGTGGAGAAGTGCATCCCCCCATGCTAGGGAGGGCCATCGCAACTTTGGACCATATCCTCAAAGGTAGATTGACCATCAATATCATTTCCTCCAACCTCCCCGGGACAGATTTAAGTTCTGAGGCCAGATATCAACGATCAAGAGAAGTAATCGAAATCCTCAAACAAGGCTGGACCCAGGATTATATCGACTTCAAAGGCGAATTTTACAATATCCAACTTGACAATACGGCTCCTGTTAAAACCTATCAGCAAAATGGAGGTCCCCTGCTCTACTTTGGCGGCTATTCCCCTCCAGCAGTTGATCTCTGCGCTGAACACTGCGATATGTACCTGATGTGGCCGGAAACGGAAGAAAAACTTATGGGACTCATGCAAAATATGAGTAGCAAGGCAGCAGGATATGGGCGTAAAGTTGATTTTGGCTTGCGCATCCATGTCATCGTTCGTGAAACAGAAGCAGAGGCAAAAGCAGCAGCAAAAAAACTGATGAGTCATGTAGATGATGAGCGAGGCAAAGAAATCAGAGAAAGAGCCCTCGATGCAAAGTCATATGGCGTTTCCCGTCAGTCTGCCATGAGGGAAATCGCAGATGATGATGGCTTTGTTGAAGATCAGCTTTGGACTGGAATTGGAAGAGCGAGATCTGGTTGCGGGGGAGCAATTGTTGGGAATCCCGATCAGGTATTGGCCAAAATCAATCGCTATATGGATATGGGAATTCGTGGTTTTATTTTTTCAGGCTATCCCCATGCAGACGAATGCAAGCTTTTTGCCAACTACGTACTCCCTCAAATTGAAACATTTTCCATGCCTGAACTTCAAAACAGAAAACCAAAGGGAACACCTGACTCTCCCCTGGCAGCAGGCTTGAGGAAGTAA
- a CDS encoding aldo/keto reductase — MQKTDTQIEFSPIIVGVMRLGVWGVNMSTDDLEKYIDQCLDLGLQDFDHADIYGHYTEEARFGRVVKRRPDLKSKIRLTTKCGIKMLSDNRPSHKIKSYDSSKAHIITSAENSLRELGVDCLDLYLIHRPDYLMDPAEIAEAVEDLKKAGKIKAFGVSNFTPSQFDLLHSYTPLATNQIEVSLLHLNALVDGSLDQCIKHNIAPTAWSPFGGGSIFSATDDPRVQRIRKTAAQLGEKYAASIDQILLAWLFRHPSGIVPIVGSSKIERIQHAAKAANLKLSREDWYELLQASRGEEVP; from the coding sequence ATGCAAAAAACAGATACACAGATAGAATTTTCTCCCATCATTGTCGGCGTAATGCGGCTAGGCGTGTGGGGAGTCAATATGTCAACTGATGATTTGGAAAAATATATCGATCAGTGTTTGGATTTAGGCTTACAGGATTTTGATCATGCGGATATCTATGGGCATTACACAGAAGAAGCGCGTTTTGGAAGAGTGGTCAAAAGACGTCCGGATCTTAAATCAAAAATTCGTCTGACGACCAAATGCGGGATCAAAATGCTATCTGACAATCGTCCCTCCCATAAGATCAAATCCTATGATTCCAGTAAGGCACATATCATTACTTCTGCTGAAAACTCCCTCAGGGAACTAGGAGTAGATTGCCTGGATTTATACCTCATCCATCGTCCTGATTACCTCATGGATCCGGCGGAAATAGCCGAGGCAGTAGAAGACTTAAAGAAAGCGGGAAAAATTAAAGCCTTTGGGGTCTCCAACTTTACCCCTTCACAATTCGACCTTTTACATTCCTACACACCCCTCGCAACCAACCAGATTGAGGTATCCTTGCTCCACCTCAATGCCCTGGTTGATGGGAGTCTGGATCAATGTATCAAACATAACATAGCCCCTACAGCCTGGTCTCCCTTCGGTGGGGGAAGCATTTTTTCTGCTACAGATGACCCCCGCGTACAAAGAATCAGAAAAACCGCCGCCCAACTAGGAGAAAAATATGCAGCCAGCATAGACCAAATCTTACTGGCCTGGTTATTCAGACATCCTTCCGGCATTGTGCCCATCGTAGGCAGTAGTAAAATTGAACGCATACAACATGCAGCCAAAGCGGCTAACCTCAAGCTTAGTCGAGAAGATTGGTACGAACTCCTTCAGGCTTCCCGAGGCGAAGAAGTTCCTTAG
- a CDS encoding sodium/solute symporter (Members of the Solute:Sodium Symporter (SSS), TC 2.A.21 as described in tcdb.org, catalyze solute:Na+ symport. Known solutes for members of the family include sugars, amino acids, nucleosides, inositols, vitamins, urea or anions, depending on the system.) produces MIDLLIVIVYFGAIFYAAISARAGEEVTVEQYFLSSRNLRWPSIALSSIATNINGYQFLGMMGSAYLYGLAQASLEINAVQGILMAAFIFVPLFLREKVITVTQYIKKRLGRTVALAYSAANLLIFSTITLGAALFWGAYAADLVFAEYLSVISEDRITRISVMILGLGIFSAVYTYLGGLGAVVKTDIIQFSILLTGGFVVLFVSIYHLGGWGELYNKTPELMHLYLPADHEKLPWIHMFGLFLLNINYWCANQTIMQRSLAAKNLREAQIGLMVGGLMKYVMAVLIVVPGIALYGILGPEGLSEPDMAFPYLVKTYLPIGVKGLILCALFASLMSTVDSTFNSLATLWSIDIYKEYIRKDANDAQIVKAGKQTILVTLITGITMGLVLLYVKFENPEAAFTHTLNELRYYINCGIVVLICTAAFLAFPNHKVTLAAFFSTIPLHIILINVYPDMNYFVRAMWVILIAFAISVAGALFNGGFRDWKELIQYDSPEIAKVGLGLLLSLVSLHIIFA; encoded by the coding sequence ATGATTGACTTGCTAATTGTCATTGTTTATTTCGGAGCGATATTTTATGCGGCTATTTCTGCCAGGGCAGGGGAGGAGGTTACGGTAGAACAGTATTTTCTCAGTTCCCGAAATCTACGCTGGCCTTCGATTGCCTTATCTTCGATTGCAACCAATATCAATGGCTATCAGTTTTTGGGTATGATGGGTTCTGCCTATCTCTATGGGCTTGCGCAGGCAAGCCTGGAGATCAATGCAGTGCAGGGGATATTAATGGCGGCTTTCATTTTTGTGCCGCTCTTTCTTCGGGAGAAAGTGATTACAGTAACTCAGTACATAAAAAAACGGCTGGGAAGAACAGTTGCTCTGGCTTATTCCGCTGCGAACCTGCTCATCTTTTCTACCATTACATTAGGAGCTGCCCTTTTTTGGGGAGCATATGCTGCGGACCTGGTTTTTGCGGAATATTTATCCGTGATCAGCGAGGACAGGATTACGCGTATTTCTGTAATGATCCTAGGTCTGGGCATATTTTCAGCCGTTTATACCTATTTGGGAGGATTAGGGGCAGTGGTAAAAACAGATATCATTCAGTTTAGCATTCTCCTGACGGGAGGCTTTGTAGTACTTTTTGTGTCCATTTATCATTTAGGGGGATGGGGAGAGTTGTATAATAAAACCCCCGAACTCATGCATCTGTATTTACCCGCCGATCATGAAAAACTCCCCTGGATTCATATGTTCGGTCTTTTTCTTCTCAATATCAATTACTGGTGTGCAAATCAGACCATTATGCAGCGTTCATTGGCAGCAAAGAATCTAAGAGAAGCACAAATCGGTTTGATGGTTGGAGGTCTGATGAAATATGTAATGGCAGTCCTGATTGTTGTTCCGGGAATAGCCTTATATGGAATCCTGGGGCCTGAAGGATTGTCAGAACCTGACATGGCTTTCCCCTACCTCGTCAAAACTTATTTACCGATAGGAGTTAAAGGGCTGATCTTATGTGCGCTTTTTGCCTCCCTCATGAGTACGGTAGACTCGACCTTCAATTCTTTGGCGACCCTTTGGTCCATCGATATTTACAAAGAATATATTCGAAAAGACGCGAATGACGCACAAATCGTGAAGGCGGGAAAGCAGACCATCCTCGTCACCCTTATCACAGGCATTACGATGGGTTTGGTTTTGCTGTATGTAAAATTCGAGAATCCTGAAGCAGCTTTCACTCATACCCTCAATGAGCTCAGATATTATATCAATTGTGGAATTGTTGTCCTGATTTGTACGGCTGCCTTTCTGGCATTTCCCAATCATAAAGTTACCCTTGCGGCCTTTTTCTCTACGATTCCTTTACACATCATCCTGATCAATGTCTACCCAGATATGAATTATTTCGTCAGAGCTATGTGGGTGATCCTGATTGCCTTTGCGATATCTGTTGCAGGTGCTTTGTTCAATGGAGGGTTCCGAGATTGGAAAGAATTGATTCAATACGATTCTCCTGAAATAGCCAAAGTTGGGCTGGGCTTATTGCTTTCATTGGTGTCTTTACACATTATTTTCGCCTAA
- a CDS encoding LacI family DNA-binding transcriptional regulator — protein MANLKDIAKACGLSVATVSRVFNEPQKVSPKTRALVLETAEKLNFSLNQVASALRSGKSKSIGVLLPFINNHVFASAIKAMEEVFRAAAYSLIISQSHESLEKEEEALENFRRLQLDGVLLSISKERERMGKWDTLKNFPAPLLLFDRNIANDEIPSVHIDNILAAYTATMHLIEQGCTSLLHLGGNESLTIFQERLEGFEKAVQSEKNVKGSLIRDFDPRSEESNRVFRKLLGRNSGIDAILAHGDIAALHAIQLLQELGKKIPEDVAVVGFGNSRFCSYISPGLSSVDQANEALGKLAAQKLLAQLEGRTERMDSHVLTAELVVRGSSLRESYRH, from the coding sequence GTGGCTAATCTCAAAGACATAGCAAAAGCATGCGGCCTATCTGTAGCTACCGTATCGAGGGTATTTAATGAACCTCAGAAGGTAAGCCCCAAGACCAGAGCCCTGGTTTTGGAAACGGCTGAAAAACTCAATTTTAGCCTGAATCAAGTAGCCTCAGCCCTGAGGAGTGGAAAAAGCAAGAGTATTGGCGTACTGCTTCCTTTTATCAATAATCATGTTTTCGCTTCTGCAATTAAGGCTATGGAGGAAGTCTTTCGTGCGGCAGCTTATAGTCTCATCATTTCTCAGTCTCATGAGTCCTTAGAAAAGGAGGAAGAGGCCCTTGAGAATTTCAGAAGATTGCAATTGGATGGTGTATTGCTTTCCATTTCCAAAGAACGAGAACGAATGGGGAAATGGGATACACTGAAAAACTTCCCCGCTCCCTTATTGCTTTTTGATCGAAACATTGCCAATGATGAAATTCCAAGTGTTCATATTGATAATATTCTGGCTGCCTATACGGCGACTATGCACCTAATTGAACAAGGATGTACTTCTTTGTTGCATTTGGGGGGCAATGAATCTCTGACGATTTTTCAGGAAAGATTAGAGGGCTTCGAAAAAGCAGTCCAGTCAGAAAAAAATGTCAAAGGATCATTGATCAGAGACTTTGATCCCAGAAGTGAAGAAAGCAATAGGGTTTTCAGGAAATTGCTAGGTCGAAATTCCGGCATAGATGCTATTCTTGCCCATGGAGATATTGCTGCTTTACATGCGATTCAGCTTTTACAGGAACTGGGGAAAAAAATTCCGGAAGATGTGGCAGTAGTCGGTTTTGGGAACAGTCGGTTTTGCTCTTATATCAGTCCGGGCCTGAGTTCAGTCGATCAGGCAAATGAGGCGCTTGGAAAATTGGCAGCTCAGAAACTGCTGGCCCAGTTAGAGGGGAGGACAGAACGAATGGATTCTCATGTTCTGACTGCCGAATTGGTCGTGAGGGGGTCGTCTTTGCGGGAATCCTACCGCCACTAG
- a CDS encoding ATP-dependent Clp protease ATP-binding subunit, which produces MESNFSDRVKDVISYSREEAIRLGHDYIGPEHLLLGLVREGEGLAIKILVSLGVDLSQLKRSIENAVKGTITAIDLKNLPLTRQAEKVLKITRLEAKLLKSALIGTEHLLLSILREENNVAAQILSRFGVSYDIVRGELEQKEEGQSPHMSISSEPPESSEMSTPGDRPRKTSKSKTPVLDNFGRDLTKAAEDNKLDPIVGREKEIERVAQILSRRKKNNPVLIGEPGVGKTAIAEGLALRIIQRKVSRVLYNKRVVTLDIASLVAGTKYRGQFEERMKAVMAELEKSPDVILFIDELHTIVGAGGASGSLDASNIFKPALARGEIQCIGATTLDEYRQHIEKDGALERRFQKVIVEPTSVDETLIILDNIKSKYEDHHNVNYTEEAIQACVKLSDRYISDRFFPDKAIDVLDEAGSRVHITNIHVPQSILDLEARIEEVKETKNKVVKSQRYEEAAQLRDQEKRLLEELEHAKIEWEEETKNKRYTVAEEDVASVVSMMTGVPVTKVAAGELEKLKLMEPDLKNVIIGQDEAIEKLTKAIRRSRLGLKDPNKPIGSFIFAGQTGVGKTELAKALARAMFDSEEALIRLDMSEYMEKFTVSRLIGAPPGYVGYEEGGQLTERVRRKPYSVVLLDEMEKAHPDIQNILLQVLDDGILTDGLGRKIDFKNTVIIMTTNEGSKENAYDASGRVSITASRKQKQTYEEIEGNFAKAIAKKFRLEFINRLDDIIVFRSLEMDHIMQIIDLQLTRVFRRIEERGYKISLSDEAKKFIAHKGFDKQFGARPLQRALQKYLEDPIADEILEGRTNEGDTLFVDYNEKDDKILVNTKKKKSSSKKAAEEKASEESEE; this is translated from the coding sequence ATGGAATCAAATTTCTCAGATAGAGTAAAGGATGTAATATCCTATAGCAGGGAGGAGGCTATACGTCTTGGGCACGATTATATCGGACCCGAACATCTTCTATTAGGCCTGGTCCGTGAAGGAGAAGGACTCGCTATCAAAATATTGGTGAGTCTGGGTGTAGACCTATCCCAACTTAAACGCTCGATCGAAAATGCCGTAAAAGGAACCATCACTGCTATCGACTTAAAGAATCTACCTTTAACCAGACAAGCGGAGAAAGTTCTTAAAATTACGCGACTCGAAGCGAAATTGCTCAAGAGTGCCCTAATCGGTACCGAGCATCTTTTATTATCAATTTTGCGGGAAGAAAATAATGTTGCCGCACAAATCCTTTCCCGATTTGGAGTTTCCTACGATATCGTTAGGGGCGAATTGGAGCAAAAGGAAGAAGGACAAAGTCCGCATATGTCAATTTCATCTGAACCACCTGAATCGTCTGAAATGAGTACACCCGGAGATCGGCCTCGTAAAACAAGCAAATCAAAAACCCCTGTTCTTGACAACTTTGGCAGAGACCTGACCAAAGCAGCAGAAGACAACAAACTCGACCCTATTGTAGGTCGTGAAAAAGAAATAGAACGTGTTGCTCAGATTCTGAGTCGCCGTAAGAAAAATAATCCCGTGCTGATCGGTGAGCCCGGTGTAGGTAAAACAGCTATAGCTGAAGGACTCGCACTGAGGATCATCCAACGCAAAGTAAGTCGCGTACTTTATAACAAGCGCGTAGTTACCCTGGATATTGCCTCCCTCGTTGCAGGTACCAAATATAGAGGCCAGTTTGAAGAAAGAATGAAAGCCGTTATGGCTGAGCTGGAAAAATCTCCGGATGTCATTCTTTTCATTGATGAGTTGCATACCATAGTGGGAGCAGGTGGTGCTTCTGGCTCTCTGGATGCTTCCAATATCTTCAAACCTGCACTTGCAAGGGGAGAGATTCAATGTATCGGAGCAACTACGCTGGATGAGTATCGCCAGCACATTGAAAAAGATGGTGCCTTGGAGCGTCGTTTCCAAAAGGTGATCGTTGAACCTACTTCTGTAGACGAAACCCTCATCATTCTGGACAACATCAAGTCCAAGTATGAAGATCACCACAATGTGAACTATACAGAAGAAGCTATTCAGGCTTGTGTGAAGTTGAGCGACAGATATATATCTGACCGTTTCTTCCCAGACAAAGCGATTGACGTTTTGGATGAAGCAGGTAGCCGCGTTCACATCACCAATATTCACGTACCTCAAAGCATCCTGGATTTGGAAGCAAGAATTGAGGAGGTGAAAGAAACCAAAAATAAAGTCGTCAAAAGCCAGCGATACGAAGAAGCTGCTCAATTGAGAGATCAGGAGAAACGCCTGCTCGAAGAATTGGAGCATGCAAAAATCGAATGGGAAGAAGAGACGAAAAATAAAAGATATACCGTAGCTGAGGAAGATGTAGCTTCTGTAGTTTCCATGATGACCGGTGTACCTGTTACTAAAGTAGCAGCCGGAGAGTTGGAAAAACTCAAGCTCATGGAGCCAGATCTCAAAAATGTGATCATTGGTCAGGACGAAGCAATCGAAAAGCTTACCAAAGCGATTCGCCGCTCTCGTCTGGGATTGAAAGATCCTAATAAGCCGATCGGTTCCTTCATCTTTGCTGGACAGACGGGTGTTGGTAAAACAGAATTGGCAAAAGCTCTGGCTCGCGCTATGTTCGACTCTGAGGAAGCACTCATCCGTCTGGATATGAGTGAATACATGGAGAAATTTACTGTTTCTCGCTTGATCGGAGCGCCTCCCGGATACGTGGGATATGAAGAAGGGGGTCAATTGACTGAGCGTGTTCGTCGTAAGCCTTACTCCGTAGTATTGCTGGACGAGATGGAAAAAGCTCACCCTGATATTCAGAACATCCTTCTCCAGGTATTGGATGATGGTATCTTGACTGATGGTTTGGGTCGTAAAATCGACTTCAAAAACACTGTCATCATCATGACCACCAATGAAGGTTCCAAAGAGAATGCCTATGATGCGAGTGGAAGAGTGAGTATCACTGCCAGCCGCAAGCAGAAGCAAACGTATGAGGAAATCGAAGGAAACTTCGCCAAGGCTATCGCCAAGAAGTTCCGACTCGAATTCATCAACCGCCTGGATGATATCATCGTATTCCGTTCGCTTGAGATGGATCACATCATGCAGATCATCGACCTGCAGTTGACCCGTGTATTCCGTCGCATCGAGGAGAGAGGATACAAGATTTCACTCAGCGACGAAGCCAAGAAATTCATCGCCCACAAAGGCTTTGATAAGCAGTTTGGTGCTCGTCCCCTACAGCGTGCTCTCCAGAAGTATCTGGAAGATCCTATCGCTGATGAGATCCTTGAAGGTCGTACCAATGAAGGAGATACCCTCTTCGTTGACTACAATGAAAAGGATGATAAAATCCTGGTGAATACCAAGAAGAAGAAATCAAGCAGCAAGAAAGCTGCCGAAGAAAAAGCTTCTGAGGAATCAGAAGAATAG
- the nuoH gene encoding NADH-quinone oxidoreductase subunit NuoH, which yields MDSSFVIYSLMLIGLALFILLTAAAYTVYLERKVASWIQQRVGPNRVGPLGLLQPLADVIKLLLKEDIVPDSADKLIHFLAPVISVVIALITMAVIPFAYGQTEFTEGTNGFLVIADVNIGILYILAIASIAVYGVTLAGWASNSKYALLGGLRASAQMVSYELAMGLSVVSVIILTNVSYDGTEFLKPGAIVEAQRGIWNIFRNPLGFLLFVVCAFAEANRAPFDLVEAEQELVGGFHTEYSSMKFALFFVAEYLHVIVASMLITTLFVGGYLGPFEGLLGVAEWDPIYQLGWGSLWFASKTVFFVFVFVWVRWTLPRFKYNQLMDIGWKKFLPLALINLMFIAAGSAIYVKYFAS from the coding sequence ATGGACTCCTCGTTTGTTATTTACTCACTAATGTTAATAGGCCTGGCCCTCTTTATTTTATTGACGGCCGCCGCCTACACTGTTTATCTGGAACGAAAGGTAGCTTCCTGGATTCAGCAAAGGGTAGGCCCTAATCGAGTAGGTCCACTAGGACTCCTCCAGCCACTTGCCGATGTGATCAAGCTCCTTCTCAAAGAGGACATTGTTCCTGACAGTGCAGACAAATTGATTCACTTCCTGGCACCTGTGATCTCAGTAGTAATTGCCCTGATCACGATGGCAGTAATTCCTTTTGCTTATGGGCAAACAGAATTCACCGAAGGAACCAATGGCTTCCTGGTAATTGCAGATGTAAATATTGGGATTCTCTATATTCTCGCTATTGCTTCGATTGCCGTATATGGAGTTACACTAGCTGGATGGGCCTCAAATAGTAAATACGCCTTATTAGGAGGATTGAGAGCATCAGCCCAGATGGTTAGCTATGAACTGGCCATGGGACTTTCAGTAGTGAGTGTAATCATCCTGACAAACGTTAGCTATGATGGCACTGAATTCCTGAAACCAGGAGCAATAGTAGAAGCTCAAAGAGGGATTTGGAACATCTTTAGAAATCCTCTCGGTTTTTTACTTTTCGTAGTATGTGCATTCGCAGAAGCCAACCGTGCACCTTTTGATCTGGTTGAAGCAGAACAAGAATTGGTCGGTGGTTTCCATACAGAATACAGTTCGATGAAATTTGCTCTGTTCTTTGTAGCAGAGTACCTACACGTGATCGTTGCTTCCATGCTGATCACCACCCTATTTGTAGGAGGTTACCTTGGACCATTTGAAGGTCTGCTCGGTGTAGCCGAATGGGATCCGATTTACCAGTTAGGTTGGGGCTCATTATGGTTTGCTTCAAAAACCGTCTTCTTCGTATTTGTCTTTGTATGGGTAAGATGGACACTCCCTCGCTTTAAATACAATCAGCTCATGGATATCGGTTGGAAAAAATTCCTTCCCCTTGCACTGATTAACCTCATGTTTATCGCCGCTGGATCGGCAATTTATGTGAAGTACTTCGCAAGTTGA
- a CDS encoding class I SAM-dependent methyltransferase: protein MALVQHSNLQARFDQQVENARTYVLPFVEESLKISDGMRVMEIGCGEGGVLRPFCEKGAFCLGVDLSESRVKRAKQFMESEILAGKADFIAQNVYDDSFREKYQNSFDLILLKDTIEHIPEQEKFIPYLRQFLTENGQIFFGFPPWYMPFGGHQQICKSKILGFLPWYHLLPRPLYKGVLKLFGEPQVVFDELMDIKSTGISIERFERIIRKTEFRIEQSRFYLFNPIYRYKFGLKPRKQAKLLEKIPFLRNFVTTAVWYMISKQN from the coding sequence ATGGCACTCGTTCAGCATTCCAATCTCCAGGCACGTTTCGATCAACAGGTAGAAAATGCACGTACCTATGTGCTTCCTTTTGTAGAGGAAAGCCTGAAGATCTCAGACGGAATGCGAGTGATGGAAATCGGTTGTGGAGAAGGGGGCGTACTCCGGCCATTTTGTGAGAAAGGAGCTTTTTGTCTAGGGGTGGATTTGAGTGAAAGTCGAGTCAAACGGGCAAAGCAATTTATGGAATCGGAAATCCTGGCAGGGAAAGCTGACTTTATTGCTCAAAATGTCTATGATGACAGCTTTAGAGAAAAGTACCAAAACAGCTTTGACCTCATTTTGCTTAAGGATACCATAGAGCATATTCCCGAGCAGGAAAAATTCATCCCTTACCTCCGACAATTCCTTACAGAGAATGGCCAGATATTTTTTGGTTTCCCTCCCTGGTATATGCCCTTTGGAGGTCATCAGCAAATTTGTAAAAGTAAGATTCTGGGATTTCTTCCCTGGTACCATTTGCTCCCCCGTCCTTTATATAAAGGAGTATTGAAACTCTTTGGAGAACCCCAAGTAGTTTTCGATGAACTCATGGATATCAAATCAACCGGAATATCTATTGAACGGTTTGAACGAATCATTCGAAAAACTGAGTTTAGGATAGAGCAATCCCGTTTCTATCTTTTCAATCCGATCTACCGCTATAAATTTGGATTGAAACCGCGCAAACAGGCAAAATTACTGGAAAAGATCCCATTTCTGCGAAATTTTGTTACCACAGCGGTCTGGTACATGATAAGTAAACAAAATTAA
- a CDS encoding T9SS type A sorting domain-containing protein, with amino-acid sequence MIKFFSLSYREAKSSKGIGIVLPVLLLTLFSFSFQTTVLAQNVPVYAYYQPAEFGDGDEISIHVKLGSTNNQVFFAQALQFKISYDLFEISPESEMVQEAGFLSWFGGDGYYSGTQYVDHANKQIVVNMFRTNGQPMSGFGYTTRLSGIIVEMEEIMGKTNLQPGAIEVAIMEDVKTRLGINWSFSSENDQILLRNSGESVIEEVKVFNLAGQLVAGGQGSFEQISTSSLSPQAYVLHVRTNQGSFSEKILLK; translated from the coding sequence ATGATTAAATTCTTTTCCCTTTCTTACAGGGAAGCCAAGTCAAGCAAAGGAATTGGTATTGTTTTGCCTGTACTTTTGCTGACTCTATTTAGCTTTTCTTTTCAAACCACAGTTCTTGCTCAAAATGTACCCGTTTACGCCTATTACCAACCAGCAGAATTCGGAGATGGCGATGAAATCTCCATTCATGTAAAGTTAGGCAGTACCAACAATCAGGTCTTTTTCGCCCAGGCCCTTCAATTCAAAATCTCCTACGATCTTTTTGAAATCAGTCCTGAATCCGAAATGGTGCAGGAAGCAGGATTTCTATCCTGGTTTGGGGGAGATGGGTATTATAGTGGAACCCAGTATGTAGATCATGCCAATAAGCAGATCGTCGTGAATATGTTCAGGACGAATGGTCAGCCGATGTCTGGATTTGGCTATACAACGCGATTGAGTGGGATCATCGTAGAAATGGAAGAGATCATGGGCAAAACCAATCTCCAGCCGGGCGCTATTGAAGTAGCGATTATGGAGGATGTGAAAACTCGCCTGGGCATCAATTGGTCATTTTCAAGTGAAAACGATCAGATTTTATTGAGAAACTCTGGTGAGTCAGTGATCGAGGAGGTGAAAGTTTTCAATCTTGCCGGTCAGCTGGTTGCTGGAGGACAGGGCTCATTTGAACAAATTTCAACTTCATCTTTGAGTCCTCAGGCTTATGTCCTGCATGTCAGAACTAATCAGGGAAGTTTCTCTGAGAAGATTCTGCTCAAATAA